A single window of Balaenoptera ricei isolate mBalRic1 chromosome 15, mBalRic1.hap2, whole genome shotgun sequence DNA harbors:
- the LFNG gene encoding beta-1,3-N-acetylglucosaminyltransferase lunatic fringe: MLKRCGRRLLLALAGALLACLLVLTADPPPPPVPAERGRRALRSLAGPSGVAPAPGLEAAAAPGALVREVHSLSEYFSLLTRSRRDAGPPPGSVPRPADGHPRPPAEPLTPHDVFIAVKTTKKFHRARLDLLLETWISRHKEMTYIFTDGEDEALARRTGNVVNTNCSAAHSRQALSCKMAVEYDRFIESGRKWFCHVDDDNYVNVRALLRLLASYPHTQDIYLGKPSLDRPIQATERVSESKVRPVHFWFATGGAGFCISRGLALKMSPWASGGHFMSTAERIRLPDDCAIGYIVEALLGVPLVRSGLFHSHLENLQQVPTSELHEQVTLSYGMFENKRNAVHIKGPFSVEADPSRFRSIHCHLYPDTPWCPHTAIF, from the exons ATGCTCAAGCGCTGCGGCCGCCGCCTGCTGCTGGCGCTGGCGGGCGCGCTGCTCGCCTGCCTGCTGGTGCTCACCGCCGACCCGCCGCCGCCCCCGGTGCCCGCTGAGCGCGGTCGGCGCGCGCTGCGCAGCCTGGCGGGCCCCTCGGGGGTGGCCCCAGCTCCTGGGCTGGAGGCGGCGGCGGCACCCGGGGCGCTAGTCCGCGAGGTGCACAGTCTGTCCGAGTACTTCAGCCTGCTGACCCGCTCTCGTAGAGACGCGGGCCCACCGCCCGGCAGCGTCCCCCGCCCCGCAGACGGCCATCCGCGGCCCCCGGCCGAGCCACTCACGCCGCACGACGTCTTCATCGCGGTCAAGACCACCAAAAAGTTTCACCGCGCGCGCCTCGACTTGCTGCTGGAGACGTGGATCTCGCGCCACAAGGAGATG ACGTACATTTTCACGGACGGGGAAGATGAAGCCCTGGCCAGGCGCACGG GCAACGTGGTCAATACCAACTGCTCGGCTGCCCACAGCCGCCAGGCGCTGTCCTGCAAGATGGCCGTGGAGTATGACCGCTTCATCGAATCGGGGAGGAA GTGGTTCTGCCACGTGGACGACGACAACTACGTGAACGTGCGGGCCTTGCTGCGGCTGCTGGCCAGCTACCCGCACACGCAGGACATCTACCTCGGCAAGCCCAGCCTGGACAGGCCCATCCAGGCCACGGAGAGGGTCAGCGAGAGCAAGGTG CGTCCCGTCCACTTCTGGTTTGCCACCGGCGGGGCTGGCTTCTGCATCAGCCGAGGGCTGGCCCTGAAGATGAGCCCTTGGGCCAG CGGAGGCCACTTCATGAGCACGGCCGAGCGGATCCGGCTGCCGGACGACTGCGCCATCGGCTACATCGTGGAGGCTCTGCTGGGCGTGCCCCTTGTCCGCAGCGGGCTCTTCCACTCCCACCTGGAGAACCTGCAGCAGGTCCCCACCTCCGAGCTCCATGAGCAG gtgaccttgagctacGGCATGTTTGAAAACAAGCGGAATGCTGTCCACATTAAGGGGCCCTTCTCAGTGGAGGCCGACCcatccag GTTCCGCTCCATCCACTGCCACCTGTACCCGGACACACCCTGGTGTCCCCACACTGCCATCTTCTAG
- the TTYH3 gene encoding protein tweety homolog 3, producing the protein MAGVSYAAPWWVSLLHRLPHFDLHWETTSSQFRPEDTDYRQALLLLGAAALACLALDLLFLLVYSFWLCCRRRKSEEHLDADCCCTAWCVIIATLVCSAGIAVGFYGNGETSDGIHRATYSLRHANRTVAGVQDRVWDTAAALNRSAEPSLQSLERQLAARPEPLRAVQRLQGLLETLLGYTAAIPFWRNPAVSLEALAEQVDLYDWYRWLGYLGLLLLDVAICLLVLVGLIRSSKGILVGVCLLGVLALIISWGALGLELAVSVGSSDFCVDPDTYVTRMVEERSVLSGDILQYYLACSPRAANPFQQKLSGSHKALVEMQDVVAELLKSVPREQPAAKDPLLRVQEVLNGTEVNLQHLTALVDCRSLHLDYVQALTGFCYDGVEGLIYLALFSFVTALMFSSIVCSVPHTWQQKRGPDEDGEEEAAPGPRQAHDSLYRVHMPSLYSCGSSYGSETSIPAAAHTVSNAPVTEYMSQNANFQNPRCENTPLIGRESPPPSYTSSMRAKYLATSQPRPNSSSSGH; encoded by the exons ATGGCCGGGGTCAGCTACGCggcgccctggtgggtgagcctCCTGCACCGGCTGCCCCACTTCGACCTGCACTGGGAGACCACCAGCAGCCAGTTCCGGCCCGAGGACACCGACTACCGGCAG gcgctgctgctgctgggggcGGCCGCGCTGGCCTGCCTCGCCCTGGACCTCCTCTTCCTGCTCGTCTACTCCTTCTGGCTGTGCTGCCGGCGGCGCAAGAGCGAGGAGCACCTGGACGCCGACTGCTGCTGCACCGCCTGGTGCGTCATCATCGCCACTCTGGTCTGCAG CGCCGGTATCGCCGTGGGGTTCTACGGCAACGGGGAGACCAGTGACGGCATCCATCGGGCCACCTACTCGCTCCGCCACGCCAACCGCACGGTGGCGGGGGTCCAGGACCGC GTGTGGGACACCGCAGCTGCCCTGAACCGCTCGGCGGAGCCCAGCTTGCAGAGCCTGGAGCGGCAGCTGGCCGCCCGGCCAGAGCCCCTGCGGGCGGTCCAACGGCTGCAGGGCCTGCTCGAAACGCTGCTGGGCTACACGGCTGCCATCCCATTTTGGAGGAACCCAGCCGTGTCTCTGGAGGCGCTGGCCGAGCAAGTGGACCTCTATGACTGGTACAG GTGGCTTGGCTACTTGGGCCTGCTGCTGCTCGACGTGGCCATCTGCCTCCTGGTACTGGTCGGCCTCATCCGCAGCTCCAAGGGGATCCTGGTCGG GGTCTGCCTGCTGGGAGTCCTGGCCCTGATCATCAGCTGGGGCGCACTGGGCTTGGAGCTGGCCGTGTCTGTG GGCTCCAGCGACTTCTGCGTGGACCCCGACACCTACGTGACCAGGATGGTGGAGGAGCGCTCAGTGCTGAGCGGGG ACATCCTTCAGTACTACCTGGCCTGCTCGCCCCGCGCCGCCAACCCCTTCCAGCAG AAGCTGTCGGGCAGCCACAAGGCTCTGGTGGAGATGCAGGACGTGGTGGCGGAGCTCCTGAAGAGCGTCCCGCGGGAGCAGCCGGCCGCCAAG GACCCCCTGCTCCGTGTCCAGGAGGTGCTGAACGGCACGGAGGTGAACCTGCAGCACCTCACCGCCTTGGTGGACTGCCGCAGCCTGCACCTG GACTACGTGCAGGCCCTCACAGGCTTCTGCTATGATGGCGTCGAGGGCCTCATCTACCTGGCTCTCTTCTCCTTTGTCACAGCCCTCATGTTCAGCTCCATCGTCTGCAGTGTCCCACACACCTGGCAGCAGAAGAG GGGCCCTgatgaggatggggaggaggaggccgcCCCAGGGCCGAGGCAGGCACACGACAGCCTCTACCGCGTCCACATGCCCAGCTTGTACAGCTGCGGTAGCAGCTATGGCAGCGAGACCAGCATCCCGGCCGCGGCACACACTGTCAGCAACGCCCCGGTCACCGAGTACAT GAGCCAGAATGCCAATTTCCAGAATCCCCGCTGTGAGAACACCCCTCTCATTGGGCGCGAGTCCCCGCCGCCTTCA TACACTTCCAGCATGAGAGCCAAGTACCTCGCCACGAGCCAGCCTCGCCCCAACTCCAGCAGCAGCGGGCACTAG